The Dioscorea cayenensis subsp. rotundata cultivar TDr96_F1 unplaced genomic scaffold, TDr96_F1_v2_PseudoChromosome.rev07_lg8_w22 25.fasta BLBR01000541.1, whole genome shotgun sequence DNA segment TTTGTCTTCCAGTAGGCAGGTCTCCATCCTTTTTAGTTTCAGTTACTGCATCGCATATGATTCCAGTTACATCCTCAATTGCAATCTCAAGTCCTTCATGAGCACTAGCATCCCAATTCCACCGAGATTCCTCATGAAACACTACATCCCTGCTTACAATGACTTTACAATTAATGGGATTAAACAATTTATATGCCTTGGATTCAAGCCAATACCCAACAAATACACATTTTTCAGACTTGTCATTGAGTTTCTGCAGCTTTTGAGATGGAATTAAGGTAAAAGCAATACAGACAAACACTCGTAGATAACTTACAGATGGTTTGTCTCCATGCCAAGCTTCATAGGGGGTCTTATTGTGCAATGCTTGGGTCAGTGATCGGTTGATGAGATGCACAGTAGTGGACACTCCTTCTCCCCAGAATTTCACGAGCAAACCTCCACTCTTGAGCAGGCCTCTAGCCATTTCAATAACAGTCCGGTTCTTGCACTCAACGATGCCGTTTTGCTGGGTTGTGTAGGGGGCTGTGAACTCCTTTCGAATGCCAAACTTATAGTAGTCCTCAAATTCTTTAGATGAGAACTCCCTCCCACGATCACTCCTTACTCCCTTGAGTTTCATGCCTGTCTGCATCTCCACTAATGCATGAAAGATTTGAAATTTTGCAAAGGCCTCAGACTTGTTCTTTATGAAGAACACCGTACGCCACCTgctaaaatcatcaacaattAGATAGAAATACATGTTTTCTCCCAGCGAATCTACACTCATAGGACCACAGAGGTCCATATGAACCAACTGAAGACATGTACTAGCTCTTCGTGCCACTCCACTGGGAAAAGAATTCCTTGATTGCTTCGTCAATGCAAAGCCCTCACACTGTGATCCTTGCTTTAGTTCAGGCATCCCAAACACTAGCTTCTTGCGAGCCATGGCCTTCAGACTATTATAATTCAAATATCCGAGCCTTAGATGCCACAATTCCTCTAGTGTTTGACTCCTTGCATTCATCACTAAGCTTCCAACCTTTGCAATATCTAGTGGGAACATATTGTTGCTTGATCTCGTGATAGATATCACTTGACTCTTCTCCTGATTATAAGAGATAATACACTAGTTCTTCTCAAACACCACAGAATACCCTTTGGTGAGTAATTATCCCACACTCAAGAGGTTTTGTGCCAATCCTGGTACATACTGAACTCCTTGAAGTCTCTTCTAAGTTTATGTGCTTGTATTTACAGTGACTGTCCACTCGCCACACACCTTCATTTCCTTATCATCTCCCAGTCTCACAGTGATGTTCATTAACTCATCGAGGCTACTAAACAATGATTTATCCCCCGTCATGTGATTGGAGCACCCCGAGTCTATCAACCGTACTGTGCTGTGTTGATCACCTGTGGAGCAACTAGCCATGAAGAGGTTCTTAGTATTTTCTATTTCCGCAACGAGACCAGCTTCCTTCTTTGGTTGCTTCTCACGGGCTTTGCATTCGGCTTTCATGTGGCCGAATCTCTTACAGTGAAAACATTAAATGTGGCTTTTGTTTTCCAAGCCCCTTCCACGACCACCTCGAGCTTTATCTCTCCGGTGAGCAAACGACCTCCCACGGCCTCTACCATCTCCCCACAAGCTCACAGCAGCTCCACCTTTGCTGTGGTTTGTGATAGGATGCTCACTCTTGACATGGAGAGCTTTCTCAACTGCCTTCCCTACCGCATGATTCACTCTCACCTCGTGAGCTTGCAGCGTACCACAAAGGTCATCCAACGCGAGCTTTGCGATCTCCTTCAACTCCTCAATTGCGACAACAACCCAGTCGAACTTCGGCCCTAGACTCCGAAGCACCTTGGACACAGCTTCAGGTTC contains these protein-coding regions:
- the LOC120254623 gene encoding uncharacterized protein LOC120254623 gives rise to the protein MTESKDEAVERDNRKRDAKTLCLIQQAVDGQNLDRIAEAKSAHEAWEILRKHWAQTLRQDFETLQMGDDEGVQAYISSVITITNQIKALGHKLKEPEAVSKVLRSLGPKFDWVVVAIEELKEIAKLALDDLCGTLQAHEVRVNHAVGKAVEKALHVKSEHPITNHSKGGAAVSLWGDGRGRGRSFAHRRDKARGGRGRGLENKSHI